A region from the Aegilops tauschii subsp. strangulata cultivar AL8/78 chromosome 5, Aet v6.0, whole genome shotgun sequence genome encodes:
- the LOC141022167 gene encoding uncharacterized protein, producing MAVRIPSSQRAGKAASEPQKAASEPQPAAGSSSSARDAEAASATSGWTPGGGTAVVNVAAQDVRTRLQGQAAALRQFTNEFLATRAAIRDYHNLRAAAFNSQARELTQKTADLTESRAANASLRAQLGESQTALRAKDAELAALVQERDRLAKKLADQEESHKAALKAAQDREATLQAEFETEAAGWAEARQTLVSGYGQIEDLVDEYFPGYSTAANQAIEARRQARRQAGFEISPTAGRSLEEQLLAIQACIQPAHRLLRRLQRAGAQVLAALWPGQVVPRTPSRTADWLEVAVGSFEAWKASAARSGARRALEFVKAWYPGLSLDQLATWRQQADMELEPARPAIIRRASAIADYTDTSDFAPEVDDNGVAQPEEWFGLNPADGEDSAEEIDSSDEGEEEEEEGEDAEPAGGAAGQPQPDRTSSTTSRASASPAVGGDQAETR from the exons atggcggtccggattccgtcgagccagcgcgcggggaaggccgcatcggagccacagaaggccgcgtcggagccgcagccggccgcgggctccagttcgtcggcccgggatgcggaggcggccagcgctacctcggggtggacgccaggcggagggacggccgtggtgaacgtggctgcacaggacgtccggacccggctccagggccaagctgcggcgctgaggcagttcaccaacgagttcctcgcgacgcgggcggccatccgg gactaccacaaccttcgagcggccgccttcaactcccaggctcgggagctgactcagaagaccgccgaccttactgagagccgag cggccaacgccagtctgagggcacaactgggagagtctcagactgcccttcgcgccaaggatgccgagctcgccgccttggtgcaggaacgcgaccgcctggccaagaagttggccgaccaggaggaaagccacaaggcggcactgaaggcggcgcaggaccgcgaagccactctccaggccgagttcgagacggaggcggctggctgggctgaggccaggcagactctggtctctggctatggccagatcgaagatctggttgacg aatatttccctggttattctactgccgccaaccaggccatcgaggcccgtcgccaagcgcgaaggcaggccggctttgagatctcgccaaccgccggccgctcgctggaggaacagctcctggcgatccaggcctgcatccagccggctcaccgactgctccgccggcttcagcgtgccggggcgcaagtcttggccgccctctggcccggccaagtggttcctcgcacccccagtcggactgccgactggctggaggtggcagtcggcagCTTTgaagcttggaaggcctcggcggctcgctccggtgccaggcgggcgctggagttcgtcaaggcctggtatcccggcctgagcctagaccagctggctacctggcggcagcaagccgacatggagctggagccggcgcggccggccatcatccggcgggcttcggcaatcgccgactacaccgacaccagcgacttcgcccccgaggtggacgacaacggtgtcgcccagccggaggagtggttcggtctgaacccggcggacggtgaagactcggcggaggagatcgactccagcgacgagggtgaagaagaggaggaggagggtgaagacgccgagccggctggtggagcagccggccagcctcagcctgaccgcacctccagcaccacgtcgcgcgcgagtgcgtcgcctgccgtaggtggtgatcaagccgagacccgctag